The genomic DNA GCTCACGCCGAGCGCGGGCGCGGCCATGGGCACGAGGATGTCACGCGTGAGCCGCCCCGTGCCCGCGCCGAAGTTGCGCGCCGCTTCCAGGTAGCTTTCGTCCACGCCGCGGAAGGCGCCCAGGAGGAGCAGCGTCGCGAGGCCCAGATGCTTCCAGGCGAGCGCGAGCGCGATGCCCGCCCAGGACGAGGCGAGCGCGGGCACGTACGGGGAGAGGAACACGCGGAGCGCGTGGCCCACGACGACGAAAGGTACGAAGAGCGGCACCTTCAGGAGGAACTCGACGGGGCCGAAGGCGCGGGCGCGGAGCCAGCCGCACGCTGGAATCGCCGCCAGGAAGGTGACGGCGGTCCCCGCCGCGGCGACGCCGACCGTGTAGAGGACGTCGCCCGCGTAGAGGCGCCAGACCGTCCCGTAGCTGGCGAGCGAGAATGCGCCGTCGCGTGTGAAGCTGGCCGTCACGGACGCCGCGAGCGGCCAGACGAAGACGGCCCCGAGGACCGCCAGCGGGGGCGCGCAGAGCGCGCCCCAGAGCAGCCGCTCGCCGGCGCTCACCGGGTGCTCCCGCCGTGCGTCTTCAGCGCACGATCTCCTCGTACGCCAGCGTGATCAGGTCGTGATACTCCTTGATCGGCATCTGGCGCGAGTACCTCGCGAGATCGTCCGCGCTCACGCCCTTGAAGAGCAGCTCGCGGCTCTTCGCGCTGATGAGCGGGAGCACCTTGTCGGGATCCACGCCCGGATACCAGCCGAAGCGCTCGACGATCGCTCTGGCCTGCACCTCGGGCGTGGCGATGTAGTCGATGTAGCGCACGGCGGCCTCGCGGTTCGCGGCTTCCTTCGGCACGACGAGATACAGCGGGTAGATCGGCAGGCCCGGCGCGGGTAGCACGGGCGTGACCGCGGGGTCCATGCGCCCCTCGTTCTTCCAGGCGACGAGCTGGTCGATCCAGACGACGCCCATCCAGATCTCGCCCCGGTTCAGCGCGTCGAGGGTGCCGGCGTTGCCGTTCGTGAGCCGCGCGTTCCGGTTGAAGTCGCGCAGCGCCGTGATCGCCTCGCGGATCGCACCCTCCTTCGTCCGGTCGAACGGTCCCTGCGTGAGCTGCGTGTAGAGGCCGGTCTTCCAGTACACCCAGCCGATGGTGAAGCCGACGCCGCTCACGCCGCCCTTGATGCCGTTGTAGCCGAACCTGCCCGGGTGGGCGGCCGCCCACGTCGCGAGGTCGTCGAACGACTTGGGCGGACTCGGGA from Candidatus Methylomirabilota bacterium includes the following:
- a CDS encoding extracellular solute-binding protein, whose amino-acid sequence is MLPRLALLLLALAVPASAATRLNVAIGADVNVVEVHKTLLGPGFRETDRDIELNVVGTGTGEPASRAIYTKIKAQADTGRKPWDLDVALVSMAVASQMVKEGLLHRYVPQLKNAALVKGAEVKHAFGVTVDGYVVPMFHNQIALAYNPATVPSPPKSFDDLATWAAAHPGRFGYNGIKGGVSGVGFTIGWVYWKTGLYTQLTQGPFDRTKEGAIREAITALRDFNRNARLTNGNAGTLDALNRGEIWMGVVWIDQLVAWKNEGRMDPAVTPVLPAPGLPIYPLYLVVPKEAANREAAVRYIDYIATPEVQARAIVERFGWYPGVDPDKVLPLISAKSRELLFKGVSADDLARYSRQMPIKEYHDLITLAYEEIVR
- a CDS encoding ABC transporter permease subunit; translated protein: MSAGERLLWGALCAPPLAVLGAVFVWPLAASVTASFTRDGAFSLASYGTVWRLYAGDVLYTVGVAAAGTAVTFLAAIPACGWLRARAFGPVEFLLKVPLFVPFVVVGHALRVFLSPYVPALASSWAGIALALAWKHLGLATLLLLGAFRGVDESYLEAARNFGAGTGRLTRDILVPMAAPALGVSAILIFSSMLASFSIPLMMGRGGGPQMLMIDVYYRFGQHGDFATASALGVVAYLLALGAALVYVRRLLA